From a single Budorcas taxicolor isolate Tak-1 chromosome X, Takin1.1, whole genome shotgun sequence genomic region:
- the LOC128070138 gene encoding histone H2B-like produces the protein MENGGSAVLEPSSDSHEEDVIIIDTSTSEAEPSETEMAKAETSKPEPYDAEPKKAKQKTAKGRRCRCRRRRCRQGNFSSFATYFPRVLKQVHTGLSLSRESVNVLDSFVKDMFERIAEEAGRLAHSNKRCTIMTEDIETAVRLLLPGELGKYATSEGTKSVIRYHLSG, from the coding sequence ATGGAGAATGGTGGCTCTGCCGTGTTGGAACCATCCTCTGACAGCCATGAGGAAGACGTGATCATCATAGACACCAGCACCTCCGAAGCTGAGCCCTCTGAAACGGAGATGGCGAAAGCAGAGACCTCGAAACCAGAGCCGTATGATGCGGAACcaaaaaaggcaaagcagaagacAGCTAAGGGCCGCCGTTGCCGTTGCCGTCGCCGCCGCTGCCGTCAGGGCAATTTCTCCAGCTTTGCTACCTATTTCCCTCGGGTGCTGAAGCAAGTACATACCGGCCTGAGTCTTTCCCGTGAGTCCGTGAACGTCCTGGATTCGTTTGTGAAAGATATGTTCGAGCGGATTGCCGAAGAGGCCGGGCGTCTGGCCCACAGCAACAAGCGCTGCACCATCATGACCGAAGACATCGAGACAGCTGTGCGTCTTCTGTTGCCTGGGGAGCTCGGCAAGTATGCCACGTCCGAGGGCACCAAGTCGGTCATCAGATACCACCTCTCCGGATGA
- the LOC128070137 gene encoding late histone H2B.L4-like, with translation MAQPSSDNSEEDLGTNEAGTAKTEPSETESSETETSETEPSETETSESEPSEPEPYDAEPKKAKQKTAKGRRRRRRRHLDNFASFATYFPRVLRQVHTGLSLSHEAMNVMDSFVKDMFEQIAEEAGSLARSNKHCTITSGEIQTAVSLLLPGEIGKYAVSEATKSVIRYNTRR, from the coding sequence ATGGCTCAACCATCCTCTGACAACTCTGAGGAAGACCTGGGCACCAACGAAGCCGGAACCGCCAAAACAGAGCCCTCTGAAACGGAGTCCTCTGAAACAGAGACCTCAGAAACGGAGCCCTCTGAGACAGAGACCTCGGAAAGCGAGCCCTCCGAACCAGAGCCCTATGATGCTGAGCCAAAGAAGGCGAAACAGAAGACAGCTaagggccgccgccgccgccgtcgccgccATCTGGACAACTTTGCAAGCTTCGCCACATATTTCCCCAGGGTGCTGAGGCAAGTGCACACCGGCCTGAGTCTCTCTCACGAGGCCATGAACGTCATGGATTCGTTCGTGAAGGATATGTTTGAGCAGATCGCCGAAGAGGCCGGGAGCCTGGCCCGCTCCAACAAGCACTGCACCATCACGAGTGGGGAGATCCAGACAGCCGTGAGTCTTCTCTTGCCTGGGGAGATCGGCAAGTACGCAGTGTCCGAGGCCACCAAGTCGGTCATCAGATACAACACCCGCAGATGA